CAAGCAGAGCCGATGGTGTTCAGCACGTCGCCGCTGGAGACAGAGCATCTGTGAGCAGCACACCTGCAAAGCCCAAACCTGAGCACACCACTGTTAGCATCTTGGTCTCCTCTCCACCAACATGCCGTAAAGCCCAACTTCACCCAACCTATCAGGAAACCCAGGACGACAGTGTATTTACCCACACtccaacctggacagggtgctgtAGGGTCTCATCACGTTCTCACACAGGTGTCACAAAAGCACATCAGGTATCGTTCAGTGACAGCCCTGTCTGTATTACACCCAACACAGGGGAAGCCCAGAGAGGAGCCGTACCTGTACACGAGCTCACCAAACAGACTGCTCAAGAGGAGCAACGTGATAGCAAAATGTCGCCATGCTCTCAAACACCCACAATGCAAAACTCTTCAATAAGTGTATCCAAAGACCACAAAGCCATGCTTGATTCCATGAAACTGACCAAACTTTGAATTTTTGCCGAAACGGTGACAATCAGATTGTACTGTTACTTTAAACTATCACTTAGTGATTGTCGTCTGAGAGAAATCATTTTTTAACAGTAGTGAAATAGCAGTAGTACAGTTTGAAGTTTTAGACACGCTCGTCTTATTGATACTATCGCAGACATGACTGACTTAACGTATGATATCGACAATACACTCATGCGTTTATTTCTCGTATCTGATTCATCTCATAATTGAATGTAAACCAGAAGTGTACATTCATAACACAGGATCCATTTCATTGTGGTCTATTCGAGTGAATCCTGATTTTTACCTGAACAGCActtaatgatattattattattattattattattattataaaaagtaaaatataatgaaaCGAAAAGTTCTATTTTTACATGTCTTTGGTTAccaaaaaatgtgcattttatttttctttcccgTTTAGCTGCGGATGTCCGCCTTAAAGTAATTAATGTGAAAGATATTTTTCACTAGTTTCATCATGATtgtataaatatgcatatatgtatgtatattggGAATAAATCTTAGTGAAACCTGTTTTATATGTATGTTTTCATTATCTtctgtatgtaaatgtaaaattcagAATGGGTATATACAGCAGCATGAAAAAGTAAGTGGACTTTTCTACACAAACTGGTCACGAAATGTAATCtgattttcaaaaaaattacaaatataaaaaaactaaaaaaacagtaatgttGATAAAACAGTCatgattttttatgtttttggtaAACACGTCAAATAAACCCAAGTGATGGTGGAAAAAGAACCCTTAATTGTGGGTCTTTTTTGTGAGGCATCAGCTGATGCGGCGAGTGAATAGCACATTGACacggagtgttttttttttaagttgagttAGCTCTAAACCACTCCTCCATTCACATTTCATTGATCAGACTTCAGGTTTGCCAACACCTAGTTGCAGTTTGGTGACATTACAAACCTTGTGTATTTAACTTACTTCTTCCACCATCAATCAATGTGTTTAATAATAGTTTAAAAGATCAAGACTGTTTTTTATCAGCATGGAAGtatggtttttgtttttatttgtgagtGGAAATTTGCAGAAAATCAAGAAACAAAATAGTTCACTTTAGCATTAAATAATTGCCAATGGAAGTACAGTACTTAGTGTACTGTGGAGAAAGAGACATATTATATGCCTAACAATGAATATCCAGGTTTTCCTGGATTCTCAGCAAAGCCACAAGAAGTGTTTAGCTTTTATAAAGTTCTTGCATAATGTTAATTGGGAAACGATTAGGTAATTGACTTTTATTATCTAAAGGGAAGCTTGTtgagaataattttttatactcCTTGCACTTACTTCAGAGAAACACGTGAAATCTATAAACTAATTTTGACCTATAAACAATGCTGCATATGGTGTGATTTCCCTCTCTATGAAACTGCAGCTGTTTAGCAGCACAACACATCCACTTTCTATTCACTAATAACACGTGTGCTGCTGATGATTATACAGTAGCTCTTAAGTTAGTGTCCGCTTCCTCCTCCTTTTGTGTAGCTTTGGTTACTTAGCTACAGTAGATGTCACATAAGATGTTGAGCACTTTAAATTTTTGTGCCCACATAACTTTCAGCTCTGGTTACAAAGCGTAATAAGCaagcaacatacagtatctcaGGAGACACATATTttgtggagtttttcttcccacaTCTGCATTCAGCTTTCAAGAATActctgtaaaaaatgttttgtttttttttgcattcggATGTGTTTCAACTTTTTTGTTGAAAACTTTCCTCTCACCCATCATCACAAGCGCCAGCTCTTGTATATGCTGTAAACTGTAATTTCTGCAATTGCAAAAAGACAATAAAGTTCATAAATGAAACGTGTGGAAGTATAAGTGTGTTCATGTTAGATTTTATTGGGTGTTGTAATATTTTACTTACACCTGAGCACTTAAACATGTAAGACTGTGCTCAATACTAAACTAATCTTCAAGATGACTATAAACCCTATTCAGACAGTATTTGTCTATGATGTGAAGTCCATACTATTTTGTAacaactttaaaagaaaaaaaaaatattgccaatCACAATGACTTTATGGctggtataaaataaaaatgtcaccaTTTTAAAAGGATTAAATctttgggctgcatcaagcagcGAAAACAACTAAGAACACTGCAAGGACACTGCCTACTGTTATATTCAGTGAGGATTTGGTGAGGTCATTCAGCAAGGACACTGCCTACTGTCACATTCAGCAATGACGCTACCTATGGCTACATTCCGTGAGGACACAACCTACTGTTACATTGGGTAAGGAACGCCTGTGAAAGAGCATCCTTCACAAATGAAGAAAAACACAATTTCTGTTTTTTACGGAGCCCCCCGGCAGtcatgtgggaaaaaaaagaacaaacagagCATGTGGATTAATAAATCATGCGTGCGAAATAATAAACCGAGCACATGATTTATTAATCCGCGTGctctgtttgttcttttttttccccacttgacccctggggggctccgtACCGTACCAGTGAGTCTTGCTTGACTATAGACATGTAAAGGATGTCAGTGGCCGTCTATTCACAACCTCTTAAAAACTAGTCGGGCTACTTTCTTTTTGTTGCAGTATTAACCAAGGTGTAAACACAATCACTTTTGCATGTTTCGCTCAATACTACAGTGAATTTAATAAGGGTGTGTCACATATTTTTACCGATTTATGCCATCTTACCTCAACTGTTTTTGGCCAGGGACACGACGTTGTCGTCGGACCAATGTTTGCTGGGTCGGTCCCATCTGATGTTACTATTACACAGAGGCTCCGAAGCTTGTATCGAGCAGAAGGAGGTGTGCCTCGCTTCGAGGCGTGTGTCAGTACCccgagagtcacatgaccaacAACAAAGGACACCTTGCATTGGATGGCATGGCATCATGTGACTGAATCATTATATGGGAgatttttgttcttaaattgATAAAACCAGATTCaggaaaccttttttttgtttgtttttttacaatgaaCTCCTCATTCACttcttatataatatatgaagAAGGAAAAGGCACACAGAATCTTTTGGCTTGCGACGTTACGATAAaatttgtccactagatggcagtacaaTGAGCCCTTGAATGAAGCTTAATGAAACGAACCTTCTGGTGAAACTATTAGCAAGGAAGCCTCGACACCTAAATGAGGCTTCACCTCACTGTCACTACCGTTCATATCTGAGGAAATTCATAACTCATGGTTcctaagtcggggactacctgtgtgcgtatattattattattaatattaatataatatatgtcaTGTGACGTCACTTCCTGGTGCGACATGCTGCTGTGGGAAACATCATTGAGATTCGGGAGGATTTTGACTCCGTTGGCCTTCCATAAGCCCGATACTACACTGACAAGCCGAGGCGTGTGCGGACGGAGCTGGCTCAGCCGAACAGGTCTGTTTCGTGTATTCATTGATTTACGTTCGGAAACACGACAATTTAATCCTCTACGATTCGCTTTACAGCTCGGGTCGCGATTATACTTGTTATTAGGGGTCGTAATGATGGTGTGATGTTGAGGGACTCGGCTCAGCTCTGAGGCTAACTCCCTGATGGAGGACGGCAGGAAGATGAGTCCTAGGCTAGGTTTCCATATTTACGGattgcattgtgttttttttatttatttatttactaaaaaaaaaaaaaaacgaacagaATTTGAAGTATATTCTTATTGAGTGTTAAAATATCAGCGCTGTTTCCTAGCAACACTGGTCAGGAGCTAGCTTCCTCATCACAATGGAGTTAGCATTCAGGCTAAAGGCCGCAAACCACCATGACTGCATTTAATCCTGGTCTTTAAGCTAGAAAtcattctgtttatttcatCAGTTAGGTATGATATTAACACATGATGGTGATGAGGCTGCTTTTTTAAGGGTTTCTCTCACTGACACCTGCTCAtgaggaggatgaggatgatggCAGGTGTTTTTGCTCTGGCATGGAAATGGAATGAACATCCTCCCCTTTAATTCCCCCCTCTGCTTGATTTCTCCTGTATTTTCACCTCATGAGCAAGACTAAACACTTTTCAGTTTCAGATAAGATCATGAACACCTCATCAGTGCATCATGGGTCCCAACCATTTTGTGTTCACTGTGGTGGAAAGTCAGTTTAAAGCTTTAATCAGGACTCAGTGATGGTGATTGACTTCTTGTTGTTCTTTCCTTCATCATCAGCTTTAGAAAAACATTTTCCTTGCCAGTGTTGCTGTTGACCATATGTCTGGCAGAGGAACACGCATGACCATATGTCCATGTTATTCAGGCAGACTGGCACTCTTCTGGGATTTAGCTCCATGTTATGACTCAGGGGACAGatcgtgtgtttgtgtttgtgtttgaatgTTATTTGGtgtgttgcctttttttttttttggtgaagaaTTCAGGAGGAGAAATCACAGATCATATATTTTGTAgggcatttttacattattgtaaaaaatatcCCCATTACCTCTCAGTCCAGCATTTATGTtgttggtttttgtttgttttcatttttttctggtaCACTTGTGTATTTACAACCTCCGATCCAGCAGATGGCAGTAAAGACCTACAGTGATACCTCAGCATACAAACACCTTGAATTGAAATTTTGCGAGAAAATGACCAATACATTCGTGCGTCCAAAAGAAACTAAGTTGCACGTACATCTGGGagccatttaaaacttgtttccatcagtggaaagccaagcaatgcaagtttaaatgttctttttttgtatgttagtTTTTTGGCGTTTTGTGCAGGATTTAGCAAAGACATAGTAGCATGTGttccaagaatgttagcaaggacagtAGCATGAAGAGATTGGAGTTCCGTTTTTAAAGCTGCAGTGCCGAAATGacgaattaaattaattataaattaaggttaagtgaggtttaatgacTATTTAgtgcccaagcactatgacatctcCATGATGTCACCATGACTATGACATCAACAATATCGCTCTGATAATGCTGTTTaaatagtgctgatgtcataaatgtgCGAAGGCCCTCTTGTcctttttaggatttttttttttttcggtcatAGACGCATagttcatacacacttgcacgtataCATGTCAAACTATGAAGCTCAACAATTTTCActatgcatgtcatgggctcaaggTCAGgtattttgggtcatttgcaAAATGCACATTTATGAAAGCATCATTAAATATacacattgtacacacacacatactacacataAAATAGGCTGATTAGTCATGACTTATCAAGCTGAAAATCAGCCGATTTCAGTTACTGGCTAATCCACTGATGCATCTCTTTTAGCAATGTACTGTATCAGTATTTGGAGTATGAATCGTGATTTATAACAGAATTGATCCCCCCTTCTCATCTCTGCTAatcggtgtgtgtttgtgtaaagaaACATTATTTGTGTTTCCATTCCTGATCACTTTCTAACGTCCTCTTGCTCTTCTAGCCAGGCCATATCTTTAAAGATGGAGCTGGATGTCAGTGGAGTGTCCCGGGCACCTGTGTCCGTTTTACCCGCTGCTGAGGTCAAAGCCACGCTAAAGCCTGAGGGTGAGAAACCGCGCTGCTCCAGCACGCCCTGCTCACCCATCAAAAGTACTGTCTCAGGATACCAGATCCTCCATATGAACTCTAACTACCTGGTGGGCTTCACTACTGGTGAGGAGCTTCTCAAACTCGCCCACAAGTGGTCCGGGCCAGAGAAGAGCGGGGCAGAGCCGTTAGCCGGTGCCATCCAGAAACCGGTGGATGTTGGGATGCACCGCGTTTCACGCGTTTACAAAACCAAAAGCCGTTACTACCAACCTTATGACATCCCTGCCATTAACGGGCGACGCAGAAGGCGAATGCCCAGCTCAGGCGACGCCTGCTTCAGATCTCCAGCGGCCGGCGAGAGCAGTAAGGCCCTACATGGCCCTCTGCCCCTCTGCCTGCTTAAGGCCAAGCGAGCGCACTCCAAATCTCTGGACTACCTCAACCTGGACAAGATGAGTCTCAGCGAGCCAGCCGACACCGACGTGCTGCAGTACCAGCTCCAGCACCTAACGCTGCGCGCCGAGCGCATCTTCACCAGGAACAAAACATGAACGCGTGGAAACAGGCCGCTCGCACCCACAGCCAGGTTTGCCACGTCCTGCAAACTGGCTGCAGTTTTTTTGGGCCTTGAGATTCTCCAGTCAGATCTTAGGAAGTTCCTGTAGTAAAGGCACCCATAGGCCACTAATCTcgttattttaaaaactgtttgttAATCAGAAGGTTCAGTGAGGTCCAGCTAACTTAAACTTTAACCTGTGAACAAAGTGAagttgttttaataatgtgtgtgtgtgtgaatgaaggtTGAGGATAAGTTTGTTCAGGATTAGCAATAAACTATATACTTAACAGTTgctactactgtatgtatgtatgtgtgtgtgcgcatctgTACTGAGGTGAAAAAGGCCTCTTTTGCAGAAAATGTACCTATAACCTGCACTAGATCATACTGTTAGACATCTGGATATAATTTTTAACCAGGTTAGCATAGCTCACTGTGGTGTTCTCCTCCAAATGTTAGCctattagcattagcatcgtcACATGTCAGTAGGTGAGCTCTGCGCTCAAAAGTTGCCTGTCACTTAGGCACAActctttatgtttaaaaaaaaaaaaaaaaaaacacagactgtTACACGACTTTTGAAGTTATTTAATCTAGATGAAGCTTACGATCACCGACGCTAAGATTAGTgcctcacatacacactattaATCCTCCCTTCTTTAGTTTCTCAAGCTGGCAAATCGTCTAGACGTTCACACCGGCGTACGTGAAGGATGTGCTGATATTAATGTTAATCGAGTCACAtgtggttttaattttattactattattttcgTTTTAATATGCTAATACACAGCATCGCTACTAA
The sequence above is drawn from the Clarias gariepinus isolate MV-2021 ecotype Netherlands chromosome 17, CGAR_prim_01v2, whole genome shotgun sequence genome and encodes:
- the macir gene encoding macrophage immunometabolism regulator, which gives rise to MELDVSGVSRAPVSVLPAAEVKATLKPEGEKPRCSSTPCSPIKSTVSGYQILHMNSNYLVGFTTGEELLKLAHKWSGPEKSGAEPLAGAIQKPVDVGMHRVSRVYKTKSRYYQPYDIPAINGRRRRRMPSSGDACFRSPAAGESSKALHGPLPLCLLKAKRAHSKSLDYLNLDKMSLSEPADTDVLQYQLQHLTLRAERIFTRNKT